The Actinoplanes sp. N902-109 genomic interval GCGCGACATCACGGGATGGCCGCTGAGCTCCACCGGCCCCTGGACCGTCGACGAGTACACCCGCTGGCTCGACTGGGCCCACGCCCGCGCCGCGAAGGACGGCGTCCACCCCGATGCCGTCGAGATGGCACTCTTCAGTTACGGCAAGACCCTGTGACGCCCTTACCACCTTGCCCGTGTCCGCCCGGCGCGGCGTCACCAGGCACTACGGCCTGACAGCCCCGTACCTGCCGTTCAGCTGCCGCTCCGAACGGCCAGGGACGGATCATCGACCCGTCCCTGGCCACACATCCTCGGTGTCAGCTGCAGCCGGAGGTGGAGCCGCAGCCTTCGCAGACGTAGCAGCTGCCGGCTGGGCGCATCTTGGTGCCGCAGGTGAAGCAGAGCGGGGCGTCCGCGGAGGTGCCGAGGACCAGTTCCAGGAGTTCGGTCGAGGAGTGGGCGCTCTGGGGCGCCTGCTTCTCGGCGTCGGCCGGGGTGGGGATGTCGGCGGTGGAGGACGTGGTTGCGCCCACCGGGGCCGAGACCGGGGCGGAGGCGGCCATGCCGGCCAGGTCCACGCCGGCGGCTTCCACCACGCTCGCGGCTTCGGCGGCGGCTTCGGCCTGGACCTGGGCCGCGCGCTCCTTGGCGGTGAAGATGCCGAGCTCGGCGCGGGTGTCGTACGGGAGGAAGTCCAGGGCGAGGCGCCGGAAGATGTAGTCCATCACCGAGGCCGCCATGCGCACGTCCGGGTCGTCGGTCATGCCGGCGGGCTCGAAGCGCATGTTGGTGAACTTGCTGACGTACGTCTCGAGCGGGACGCCGTACTGCAGGCCTATCGAGATGGCCACCGAGAAGGCGTCCATCACACCGGCCAGCGTGGAGCCCTGCTTCGACATCTTGAGGAAGACCTCACCGAGGCCGTCGTCGGGGTAGGACGACGCGGTCAGGTAACCCTCGGCGCCGCCGACCGAGAACGACACGGTCTCCGACGGGCGCTTCTTGGGCAGCCGCTTGCGGACCGGGCGGTATTCGACGACCTTCTCGACGACCTTTTCGACCTGCGCCTCGACGGGCGGCGCGGCCACGGCCTTGTTGGGCTTGGCCACGGAGAGCGGCTGGCCGACCTTGCAGTTGTCGCGGTAGATCGCGAGCGCCTTGAGGCCCAGCTTCCAGCCCTGGAAGTGGATGTGCTCGATCTCCTCGATGGTCGCCGACTCCGGCATGTTGACCGTCTTGGAGATGGCGCCGGAGATGAACGGCTGCACCGCGGCCATCATCCGCACGTGGCCCATGGGCGCGATCGTGCGCTCGCCCATGGCGCAGTCGAACACCGAGTAGTGCTCCGGCTTGAGGCCGGGGGCGTCGACGACGTTGCCGTGGTCGGAGATGTGCTCGACGATCGCCTCGACCTGCTCCTCGAGGTAGCCGAGGCTGCGCAGGGCGCGCGGCACCGTCTGGTTGACGATCTGCATCGAGCCGCCGCCGACCAGCTTCTTGAACTTGACCAGGGCCAGGTCGGGCTCGATGCCGGTGGTGTCGCAGTCCATCATCAGGCCGATGGTGCCGGTCGGCGCGAGGACCGAGGCCTGCGCGTTGCGCCAGCCGTTCTTCTCGCCGATCTTGATGCCGTTCTGCCACTGCTTGGTGGCTTCCTTGACGAGCGCCGTGGCGACCGGGCTGGTCGGGCGGATCTCGTCGTTGGCGGCGGCGTGCTTGCGCATGACCCGCTTGTGGGCATCGGCGTTGCGGGCGTAGCCGTCGTACGGGCCGACGACACCGGCGATCTCGGCCGAGCGGCGGTACGCGGTGCCGGTCATCAGCGACGAGATGCCGGCGGCGACGCTGCGGCCACCCTCGGAGTCGTACGGCAGGCCGCTCGCCATGAGCAGGGCGCCCAGGTTCGCGTACCCGATGCCGAGCTGGCGGTAGGCCCGCGTGGTCTCGCCGATCTTCTCGGTCGGGAAGTCGGCGAACGCGATCGAGATCTCCATCGCGGTGATGATGAACTCGACGCTCTTGACGAACTTCTGGACCTCGAAGCTGCCGTCGGTGTTGAGGAACTTCAGCAGGTTGAGCGACGCCAGGTTGCACGACGAGTCGTCCAGCGACATGTACTCCGAGCAGGGGTTGGACGCGGTGATGCGGCCGGTCTCGGGGTTGGTGTGCCAGTCGTTGATGGTGTCGTCGTACTGCAGGCCCGGGTCGGCGCACTCCCATGCGGCCTGGGCGATGTCGCGGAACAGCTTCTTGGCGTCGATGCTGTCGATGACCTCGCCGTGCAGCCGGCCGCGCAGGTCGAACGTGCCGCCCTCCTCGACCGCCCGCATGAACTCGTCGCTGACGCGCACCGAGTTGTTGGCGTTCTGGTACTGCACGCTGACGATGTCGGAGCCGCCGAGGTCCATGTCGAAGCCGGCGTCCCGCAGCGCGCGGATCTTGTTCTCCTCGCGCGCCTTGGTGAAGACGAACTCCTCGATGTCCGGGTGGTCGACGTCGAGGATGACCATCTTGGCCGCGCGCCGGGTGGCGCCACCGGACTTGATGGTGCCGGCGCTGGCGTCAGCACCGCGCATGAAGCTGACCGGGCCGCTCGCGGTGCCGCCGGAGGAGAGCAGCTCACGCGAGGAACGGATGCGGGAGAGGTTGACGCCGGAGCCGGAGCCGCCCTTGAAGATCAGGCCCTCTTCCTTGTACCAGTCCAGGATCGAGTCCATCGAGTCGTCCACGGACAGGATGAAGCACGCGCTGACCTGCTGCGGCGATGAGGTGCCGACGTTGAACCAGACCGGCGAGTTGAAGCTGAACACCTGGTGCAGCAGCATCCAGGTCAGCTCGTGGTCGAACAGCTCGGCGTCCGCGGCCGTGGCGAAGTAACCGTGGTCCTCGCCGGCCTTGCGGTAGGTCTGCACGACCCGGTCGATCAGCTGCTTGAGCGAGAACTCGCGCTCCGGCGTGCCGACCGCACCCCGGAAGTACTTGGTGGTGACGATGTTCGCGGCGTTGACGCTCCAGGACTGCGGGAACTCCACCCCGCGCTGCTCGAAGTTGATCGAGCCGTCCCGCCAGTTGGTCATGACGACGTCGCGGCGCTCCCACTCGACCTCGTCGTAAGGGTGCACACCCTCCGTCGTCCACACCCGCTCAACCCGCAGCCCCCCGACCGCGGCGCCCCCGTTGCCAGCGCGACTGCGCTGCCGACCTGCTGTGATGCCGTCACCGGCCATGTGATGCTCCCCCTCGAACGATCGCGGCTTCCCCACCACGATCCGCTTTCCGACAGCGCGGCCTGCGGGCCGCGCATCCAATCCCAGCCGTTTCGGGTCAGAACCCGTTATCCGGTACGCCGTGCGGCGTACCGGTTACGCGCGGCGCCCCGTGGCGGCGGTGCAGTTCTCGCGCCGGTGTTGCTCGTGCGACTCGTTTGACGAGCCGTGGTCTGTGCGTGGTGCTGTGGTGTCGCTCAAGGCGATCGGTCACCGATCTTCGGTGTCCGCGGGCCTGCCGGCCGGGTGGCGACCACGTGGCGGCTGCCGGACTCCGGCGCGGCGGGCTGCACCGCTGTCTCGGCACCGCCGCTTTTGGCGGCGGCTGCCGCGCGGAGCTCCGAGATTTCGCGCTCGAAGGCGTCGACCGAGTCGAAGGCCTTGTAGACGCTGGCAAAGCGCAGGTAGGCCACCTGGTCCAGCTCGCGCAGCGGCACCAGGATCGCGAGCCCGACGTCGTGGCTGGGCACCTCGGCCGTGCCCTTGGCCCGGACGGTTTCCTCGACCTTCTGCGCGAGCAGCGCGATCGAGTCCTCGTCGACCGGCCGCCCCTGACAGGCCTTGCGGACCCCACTCATGATCTTGGTGCGGCTGAACGGCTCGGTGACCCCGCTGCGCTTGACCACGGCGAGCACGGCCTCCTCGACCGTGGTGAACCGCTTGCCGCACTCGGGGCACGACCGGCGCCGCCGGATCAGCTGACCGTCATCGGCCTCGCGCGAGTCGACAACACGCGAATCCGCGTGCCGGCAGTACGGACACCGCACCGCAATCCTCCTGTCGCTCGGCCGTCACACCGGTGATCACCACGGGTCCCACGACGACATCCGGGCACGCCGAACAACAGCTCCGAGGTGATCACTTTCCGCCTCGAAGCTGTGGACGAAACTGTGGATGACGTAGGGGCCGAACCCCAACCTGTGGATGACTTACACCCTTGTAACTACTAGATGTTGGGGTCGACGTTAGGCCGATGCGGACCACGGCGCAAGTTCAGCGGCGCGTCGGCGCGCCGTATTTTCTGACTCAACACGACGGGTGCCGCAGCGGTCACGGGCAGCACCGAAACCAGTTGATCAAGGTCACGCAACCGGGTCGTCGTGCCGCGTTTGGCAAGCGTTCCGCCGCGGTTGCGGCTATTGCGGGACGGTGAGCGTCTGCCCGGCATGGATCGACGACCCGGCAATCCCGTTCAGGTGACGGATGTCGGATATGACATCGCGCGGGGGTCGTTGCGGCGCCACCCGGTTGGCGACCTGCCACAGCGTGTCGCCGGACTGCACCACGATCGTCGGCAACGGCGCAGACGGCGTGTCGTCGGCCCGGGAAGCCGTGGTCCACAACACAGCACTGGCGAGAGACGCCAGGAGGACGAAGAAGGCCAGCACGACCACGCGCCCCCGCCGCGTCAACCGCAGCGGGGCGGGCCTGCCCGGACGCACACCGGTTGCTACCACGGCATATTCCTTCCCTGACGACCATCTCTCGTACGGGCGTTCGATCGAACGCCCGTACGAGGGTCTATCAGAACAGGCGTACGGAAGTCGAGTTCTTCCGAGCGACACGCCGAGAGAAAGTCGTACAGATGTTTGAATATGTCGTACCGCCCTACTACGGTTTTCCACCAAGAGGGGTCAGCCGGCCAAACGTCATCCCCACGGCGGATGTCCGGCTTCCGCGAGAGCACCACGTGCCCACGGGCACTGGCCGACAGGGAGGGCCGACGTGTCGACCGACGACCGGACGAGCCGGCAGCAGGAGCAGCAGGCCGCGAGGCCTGAACCGACGACGAAAGCGGCCATGCGCCGCCGGACCCCGGCCCGGGCCCGCAGCGCCGACGCGCCGCAGCTGCGCGCGGTCACCCCGGTGGTCAGCCAGTTCCCGGACGTCGTCACCGCGGATCTGACCGCCCGCCAGCGGCGCATCCTGGAGTTCATCAAGGACTGGGTCGAGCGCTACGGCTACCCGCCCAGCGTCCGCGAGATCGGCGAGGCCGTCGGGCTGGTCTCCCCGTCCAGCGTCGCCTACCAGTTGAAGGAGCTGGAGAAGAAGGGTTTCCTGCGCCGCGACCCCAACCGTCCGCGCGCCGTCGACGTCCGCTCCCCCAACGAGATGGTCGACGACGAGGCGCTGCGCTCGGCCCGTCCCGCCCCGGCCTACGTGCCGCTGGTGGGCCGCATCGCCGCCGGTGGCCCGATCCTCGCCGAGCAGGCCGTGGAGGACTTCTTCCCGCTCCCCCGGGAGCTGGTCGGTGAGGGCGAGGTCTTCATGCTCGAGGTCAAGGGCGACTCGATGATCGACGCCGCCATCTGCAACGGTGACTGGGTGGTGGTCCGCCAGCAGCCCACCGCCAACGTCGGCGACATCGTCGCGGCCATGATCGACGGCGAGGCCACCGTCAAGCGCTACCGCCAGCGCGACGGTCACGTCTGGCTGATGCCGGCCAACCCCGCCTTCGACCCCATCCCCGGCGACGACGCCGTCGTGATGGGCCGTGTCGTGGCCGTCCTGCGCCGCGTCTGACCCA includes:
- the lexA gene encoding transcriptional repressor LexA: MSTDDRTSRQQEQQAARPEPTTKAAMRRRTPARARSADAPQLRAVTPVVSQFPDVVTADLTARQRRILEFIKDWVERYGYPPSVREIGEAVGLVSPSSVAYQLKELEKKGFLRRDPNRPRAVDVRSPNEMVDDEALRSARPAPAYVPLVGRIAAGGPILAEQAVEDFFPLPRELVGEGEVFMLEVKGDSMIDAAICNGDWVVVRQQPTANVGDIVAAMIDGEATVKRYRQRDGHVWLMPANPAFDPIPGDDAVVMGRVVAVLRRV
- a CDS encoding vitamin B12-dependent ribonucleotide reductase, giving the protein MAGDGITAGRQRSRAGNGGAAVGGLRVERVWTTEGVHPYDEVEWERRDVVMTNWRDGSINFEQRGVEFPQSWSVNAANIVTTKYFRGAVGTPEREFSLKQLIDRVVQTYRKAGEDHGYFATAADAELFDHELTWMLLHQVFSFNSPVWFNVGTSSPQQVSACFILSVDDSMDSILDWYKEEGLIFKGGSGSGVNLSRIRSSRELLSSGGTASGPVSFMRGADASAGTIKSGGATRRAAKMVILDVDHPDIEEFVFTKAREENKIRALRDAGFDMDLGGSDIVSVQYQNANNSVRVSDEFMRAVEEGGTFDLRGRLHGEVIDSIDAKKLFRDIAQAAWECADPGLQYDDTINDWHTNPETGRITASNPCSEYMSLDDSSCNLASLNLLKFLNTDGSFEVQKFVKSVEFIITAMEISIAFADFPTEKIGETTRAYRQLGIGYANLGALLMASGLPYDSEGGRSVAAGISSLMTGTAYRRSAEIAGVVGPYDGYARNADAHKRVMRKHAAANDEIRPTSPVATALVKEATKQWQNGIKIGEKNGWRNAQASVLAPTGTIGLMMDCDTTGIEPDLALVKFKKLVGGGSMQIVNQTVPRALRSLGYLEEQVEAIVEHISDHGNVVDAPGLKPEHYSVFDCAMGERTIAPMGHVRMMAAVQPFISGAISKTVNMPESATIEEIEHIHFQGWKLGLKALAIYRDNCKVGQPLSVAKPNKAVAAPPVEAQVEKVVEKVVEYRPVRKRLPKKRPSETVSFSVGGAEGYLTASSYPDDGLGEVFLKMSKQGSTLAGVMDAFSVAISIGLQYGVPLETYVSKFTNMRFEPAGMTDDPDVRMAASVMDYIFRRLALDFLPYDTRAELGIFTAKERAAQVQAEAAAEAASVVEAAGVDLAGMAASAPVSAPVGATTSSTADIPTPADAEKQAPQSAHSSTELLELVLGTSADAPLCFTCGTKMRPAGSCYVCEGCGSTSGCS
- a CDS encoding LysM peptidoglycan-binding domain-containing protein — protein: MVVLAFFVLLASLASAVLWTTASRADDTPSAPLPTIVVQSGDTLWQVANRVAPQRPPRDVISDIRHLNGIAGSSIHAGQTLTVPQ